The following proteins are co-located in the Stigmatella aurantiaca genome:
- the nadC gene encoding carboxylating nicotinate-nucleotide diphosphorylase has product MKDDYLDRLIHLALDEDLGAAGDVTSNALVPPDALGSGELVAKEQMVLAGLGAFARVFQLVDPEAEVTLVRREGDEVKPKTVTARVSGRLRSLLAAERTALNIVQRMSGIATLSQQAVTAVRGSKLQILDTRKTTPGLRGLSKEAVRLGGASNHRFGLFDGILIKDNHIAAVGGSIKEALRRARAHAPRLVKIEIEVTNLKQLAEALAEGADVVMLDNMDDEQIRQSVQLSAGRVPLEVSGGVTLDRLPRLAKLGVDFVSMGSLTHSARSMDLSLEIATASAPKRQRSGRSSRA; this is encoded by the coding sequence TTGAAGGACGATTACCTCGACCGCCTCATTCACCTCGCGCTGGATGAGGATCTTGGGGCGGCGGGGGATGTCACCTCCAACGCCTTGGTTCCTCCGGACGCCCTGGGCTCCGGGGAATTGGTGGCCAAGGAGCAGATGGTGCTCGCGGGCCTGGGCGCATTCGCCCGCGTATTCCAGCTCGTGGACCCCGAGGCCGAAGTCACCCTGGTCCGGCGCGAGGGGGACGAGGTGAAGCCCAAGACCGTGACGGCCCGGGTCTCCGGGCGTCTGCGGTCGCTGCTGGCCGCGGAGCGCACCGCGCTCAACATCGTTCAGCGCATGTCGGGCATCGCCACGCTCTCCCAGCAGGCGGTGACGGCGGTGCGCGGCTCCAAGCTCCAGATCCTGGATACCCGGAAGACGACCCCCGGGCTGCGCGGCCTCTCGAAAGAGGCGGTCCGCCTGGGCGGGGCCTCCAACCACCGGTTCGGCCTCTTCGATGGCATCCTCATCAAGGACAACCACATCGCCGCCGTGGGGGGCTCCATCAAGGAGGCCCTGCGCCGGGCCCGCGCCCACGCGCCTCGCCTGGTGAAGATCGAGATCGAGGTCACCAACCTCAAGCAGCTCGCCGAGGCCCTCGCCGAGGGCGCGGACGTGGTGATGCTCGACAACATGGATGACGAGCAGATCCGCCAGTCGGTGCAGCTCTCCGCGGGCCGCGTCCCGCTGGAGGTCTCCGGTGGCGTCACCCTGGACCGGCTGCCCCGCCTGGCCAAGCTGGGCGTGGACTTCGTGTCCATGGGCTCGCTCACGCACTCGGCGCGCTCCATGGACCTGTCGCTGGAGATCGCCACGGCCTCGGCGCCGAAGCGCCAGCGCTCCGGCCGCTCCTCCCGCGCCTGA
- a CDS encoding valine--tRNA ligase, translating into MTDPIELSKAYEPTEVESRWSAWWLERKYFRAEATSDKPPFCLVLPPPNVTGSLHLGHALTATIEDILIRWKRMSGYNALWMPGIDHAGIATQTVVEKELKKTEKKSRHDLGRQEFLKRVWQWKEKYGQRIGDQFKFLGASLDWDRERFTMDEKSSAAVREVFVRLHEEGLIYRAQKLINWCPSCHTALSDLEVEHEEKKGSIWHIRYPVKGTDRALTVATTRPETMLGDTAVAIHPEDPRYQGLAGGTVTLPLVGRDIPIVADAELVNMEFGTGVVKVTPAHDFNDYQTGLRHNLPMISILDEQARTNKETGAFAGLDRYEARKRVLEELSLQGFLEKEEPHTLSVGTCQRCATVVEPRLSPQWFVKIEPLAKPAIEAVEQGRTKFVPESWTNTYFQWMRNIHDWCISRQLWWGHQVPAYYCNACSPRLGDDTDLPEGAPTVRVGGIDYARATPIVARQQPTACPQCAGHDFTQDPDVLDTWFSSALWPFSTLGWPEKTPELKTFYPTSVMETGHDIIFFWVARMMMMGLHFMGDVPFRTVYLHAMVRDEKGEKMSKTKGNVIDPLDIIQGATVEALSPTLRNKFPQGMPAFGADALRFTLASLTQQGRDIKLSMDRVGGYKAFCNKLWNASRFAMMNLGGFQLDNRPIKQRELTLADRWILARLQRAIVDTRQSLDAYAFAEAASTLYQFLWSEFCDWYIELSKGSLYGEDERAKDSTRAVLIFCLDRILRLLHPFMPFITEEIWQKLPLPRTADSIMLSPYPEPDSRLEDAAAEEEMAPVITAIEGIRTIRGESNLSPAARLVAHIQSPNAALRDTLDRWRGYLMPLAGLASIHVEAPGRKPPQSAAIVGQGMEIYVPLAGLIDVAAEQDRLSKEIARAEQELAGVLRKLENPNFVAKAPPEVVEKDRARVEELQARKAKLQEHLNRIAPEAAVPEETRPDADELPLEAPVTAQVKVAPAAPAEGGVDLGQELKGDLEDDVPPAAVDPQVQDALNRLREGTKEGLSAKDHHDLGVAYMSMGLVDDAMREFDKAKQGGDERSAPTPAGAEGRSSKPAARKAPAAKKPSVQKAAPVKKSSAQKAPAKKGAVAKKGAAAKKGAAQKKGAVAKKGAAAKKGAAQKKGAVAKKGAAQKKGAVAKKGAAAKKGTAQKKGAVAKKGTAAKKGAVAKKGTAARRPAAKKSAAKKTGKKSPARTRR; encoded by the coding sequence ATGACCGATCCCATCGAACTGTCCAAGGCTTACGAGCCCACCGAGGTCGAGAGCCGCTGGTCCGCCTGGTGGCTGGAGCGCAAATACTTCCGCGCCGAGGCCACCTCCGACAAGCCTCCCTTCTGCTTGGTGCTGCCGCCGCCCAACGTGACGGGCAGCCTGCACCTGGGCCACGCGCTCACCGCCACCATCGAGGACATCCTCATCCGGTGGAAGCGGATGAGCGGCTACAACGCCCTGTGGATGCCCGGCATTGACCACGCGGGCATCGCCACCCAGACGGTGGTCGAGAAGGAACTGAAGAAGACGGAGAAGAAGAGCCGTCACGACCTGGGCCGCCAGGAGTTCCTCAAGCGGGTCTGGCAGTGGAAGGAGAAGTACGGCCAGCGCATCGGGGATCAGTTCAAGTTCCTGGGCGCCTCGCTGGACTGGGACCGCGAGCGCTTCACCATGGACGAGAAGTCCTCGGCCGCGGTGCGCGAGGTCTTCGTCCGGCTGCACGAGGAAGGGCTCATCTACCGGGCTCAGAAGCTCATCAACTGGTGCCCCTCGTGCCACACCGCGCTGAGCGATCTGGAGGTCGAGCACGAGGAGAAGAAGGGCTCGATCTGGCACATCCGCTACCCGGTGAAGGGCACGGACCGGGCGCTCACCGTGGCCACCACCCGGCCGGAGACGATGCTGGGCGACACCGCGGTGGCCATCCACCCGGAGGATCCGCGCTACCAGGGGCTGGCGGGAGGCACCGTCACGCTGCCGCTCGTGGGGCGGGACATCCCCATCGTCGCGGACGCCGAGCTGGTGAACATGGAGTTCGGCACCGGCGTGGTGAAGGTGACGCCGGCCCACGACTTCAACGACTACCAGACGGGGCTCCGGCACAACCTGCCGATGATCTCCATCCTCGACGAGCAGGCGCGCACCAACAAGGAGACCGGCGCGTTCGCGGGGCTCGACCGCTACGAGGCGCGCAAGCGGGTGCTCGAGGAGCTGTCGCTCCAGGGGTTCCTGGAGAAGGAAGAGCCGCACACGCTCTCGGTCGGCACGTGCCAGCGCTGCGCCACGGTGGTGGAGCCCCGGCTGTCGCCGCAGTGGTTCGTGAAGATCGAACCGCTGGCCAAGCCCGCCATCGAGGCGGTGGAGCAGGGGCGCACGAAGTTCGTCCCCGAGTCTTGGACGAACACCTACTTCCAGTGGATGCGCAACATCCACGACTGGTGCATCAGCCGCCAGCTCTGGTGGGGCCACCAGGTGCCCGCCTACTACTGCAACGCGTGCAGCCCCCGGCTGGGCGACGACACGGACCTGCCCGAGGGCGCTCCGACGGTGAGGGTGGGGGGCATCGACTATGCCCGGGCCACCCCCATCGTGGCGCGCCAGCAGCCCACGGCGTGCCCCCAGTGCGCCGGGCATGACTTCACGCAGGACCCGGACGTGCTGGACACGTGGTTCTCGTCCGCGCTGTGGCCCTTCTCCACGCTGGGCTGGCCGGAGAAGACCCCCGAGCTGAAGACCTTCTATCCGACGTCCGTCATGGAGACGGGCCACGACATCATCTTCTTCTGGGTCGCCCGGATGATGATGATGGGCCTGCACTTCATGGGGGATGTGCCCTTCCGCACCGTCTACCTGCACGCCATGGTGCGCGACGAGAAGGGCGAGAAGATGTCGAAGACGAAGGGGAACGTCATCGATCCCCTCGACATCATCCAGGGCGCCACGGTGGAGGCGCTCTCGCCGACCCTGCGCAACAAGTTCCCGCAGGGCATGCCCGCGTTCGGCGCGGATGCGCTGCGCTTCACGCTGGCCTCGCTCACCCAGCAGGGCCGCGACATCAAGCTCTCCATGGACCGCGTGGGAGGCTACAAGGCCTTCTGCAACAAGCTATGGAACGCCAGCCGCTTCGCGATGATGAACCTGGGCGGCTTCCAGCTCGACAACCGGCCCATCAAGCAGCGCGAGCTGACGCTGGCGGACCGGTGGATCCTCGCCCGGCTGCAGCGCGCCATCGTGGACACCCGGCAGTCCCTGGACGCGTACGCCTTCGCCGAGGCCGCCTCCACGCTCTACCAGTTCCTCTGGTCCGAGTTCTGTGACTGGTACATCGAGCTGTCCAAGGGCTCGCTCTACGGCGAGGACGAGCGGGCCAAGGACAGCACCCGCGCGGTGCTCATCTTCTGCCTGGACCGCATCCTGCGGCTGCTCCATCCGTTCATGCCGTTCATCACGGAGGAGATCTGGCAGAAGCTGCCGCTGCCGCGCACGGCCGACTCCATCATGCTCTCGCCGTACCCGGAGCCCGACTCGCGGCTGGAGGATGCCGCCGCCGAGGAGGAGATGGCCCCCGTCATCACCGCCATCGAGGGCATTCGCACCATCCGGGGCGAGAGCAACCTGTCGCCTGCGGCCCGGCTGGTGGCCCACATCCAGAGCCCCAACGCCGCCCTGCGCGACACGCTGGACCGGTGGCGCGGGTACCTGATGCCGCTGGCGGGCCTGGCCTCGATTCACGTGGAGGCCCCGGGCCGTAAGCCGCCCCAGTCGGCGGCCATCGTCGGCCAGGGGATGGAGATCTACGTGCCGCTGGCCGGGCTCATCGACGTGGCCGCCGAGCAGGACCGGTTGAGCAAGGAGATCGCCCGGGCCGAGCAGGAGCTGGCCGGGGTGCTGCGCAAGCTGGAGAACCCGAACTTCGTCGCCAAGGCGCCTCCAGAGGTCGTGGAGAAGGACCGGGCGCGGGTCGAGGAGCTGCAGGCGCGCAAGGCCAAGTTGCAGGAGCACCTCAACAGGATCGCCCCGGAGGCAGCCGTGCCCGAAGAGACACGACCCGACGCAGACGAACTTCCGCTCGAGGCTCCCGTGACCGCGCAGGTGAAGGTCGCTCCGGCGGCCCCCGCGGAGGGCGGCGTGGATCTGGGCCAGGAGCTGAAGGGCGACCTCGAGGACGATGTGCCCCCCGCGGCGGTGGATCCCCAGGTTCAGGATGCGTTGAACAGGCTGCGTGAGGGCACGAAGGAAGGGTTGTCCGCCAAGGACCACCATGACCTGGGCGTTGCGTACATGAGCATGGGGCTCGTGGATGACGCCATGCGCGAGTTCGACAAGGCCAAGCAGGGCGGCGATGAGCGCTCCGCGCCCACCCCGGCGGGAGCGGAGGGCCGCTCCTCGAAGCCCGCGGCTCGCAAGGCTCCAGCGGCGAAGAAGCCGTCCGTCCAGAAGGCTGCGCCCGTGAAGAAGTCCTCTGCCCAGAAGGCTCCAGCCAAGAAGGGCGCCGTGGCCAAGAAGGGTGCTGCGGCCAAGAAGGGGGCGGCCCAGAAGAAGGGCGCCGTGGCCAAGAAGGGTGCTGCGGCCAAGAAGGGGGCGGCCCAGAAGAAGGGCGCCGTGGCCAAGAAGGGTGCGGCCCAGAAGAAGGGCGCCGTGGCCAAGAAGGGCGCTGCGGCCAAGAAGGGTACGGCCCAGAAGAAGGGTGCCGTGGCCAAGAAGGGCACTGCGGCCAAGAAGGGCGCTGTAGCCAAGAAGGGCACCGCCGCCCGGAGGCCTGCCGCCAAGAAGTCCGCTGCGAAGAAGACTGGCAAGAAGAGCCCGGCTCGCACCCGGCGCTAA